Within the Photobacterium swingsii genome, the region TTGCTCGTAGGCAGCGAAGCACGCCGCCACGGTTACGCCGAAGGGATTGCCCTCAGCGTTGATGGTTACCTGTCTGAAGGGGCGGGTGAAAACATCTTCGTGATCAAAAATGGGGTACTACTAACCCCACCTGCAACCAGTGCTATTTTGCCCGGTATTACCCGCGATTCCATCATGGTGCTCGCCAAAGAGATGGGCTACGAAGTACGCGAAGAAAACATTGCCCGCGAAGCCCTGTATCTGGCCGATGAAATCTTCATGACAGGCACAGCCGCTGAAATCGTACCCGTGCGCACCGTTGATCAAATTGTGGTCGGCGAAGGAAAACGCGGCCCGATCACCAAGGCCGTTCAAGCGGCTTATTTTGGTCTATTCAACGGCACCACAGAAGACAAATGGGGCTGGTTGGATTACGTCTACCCAGACAAGAAATAAGCTCACGCGAAGAATTACCGCCATGGCCCGCACTCAAGCGGGTCATGCAACAAAAGGATATTTGTAGTTATGCCTAAGTACCGTTCTGCCACAACCACTCACGGCCGTAATATGGCCGGTGCCCGCGCTTTATGGCGTGCAACTGGCGTTAAAGATGAAGATTTCGGTAAGCCGATCATTGCCGTTGTTAACTCCTTTACCCAGTTTGTTCCCGGCCATGTTCACTTAAAAGACATGGGACAGCTGGTCGCAGGCGAAATTGAAAAAGCAGGCGGGATCGCCAAAGAGTTCAATACGATTGCAGTCGACGATGGGATCGCGATGGGTCATGGCGGCATGCTGTATTCGCTACCATCACGCGAACTCATTGCTGATTCCGTCGAGTATATGGTGAATGCCCACTGTGCCGATGCCATGGTGTGTATTTCTAACTGTGACAAAATCACTCCCGGTATGCTGATGGCCGCACTGCGGATCAATATTCCAGTAATTTTTGTGTCTGGTGGCCCGATGGAAGCGGGGAAAACCAAACTTTCGGATCAAATCCTGAAACTGGACCTGGTTGACGCCATGATCCAAGGGGCGGATCCAACCGTTTCTGACGAACAAAGCGAGCAGATCGAACGATCCGCTTGCCCAACCTGTGGATCGTGCTCAGGGATGTTTACTGCCAACTCAATGAACTGCCTAACTGAAGCATTGGGATTAAGCCAACCCGGTAATGGCTCAATGCTAGCCACTCATGCCGATCGTGAGCAACTGTTTATCAATGCAGGTAAGCGCATCGTCGATTTAACCAAACGTTATTACCAAAACGATGATGTCAGTGTACTACCACGCAATATTGCCAATAAAAACGCCTTTGAGAATGCGATGGCGCTCGATATTGCCATGGGTGGCTCCACCAATACCGTGCTGCACCTACTGGCTGCCGCACAGGAAGGGGAGGTCGACTTCACCATGGAGGACATCGACCGTATGTCTCGTCGAGTACCGCACCTGTGTAAAGTCGCCCCTTCAACCCAGCAATACCACATGGAAGATGTGCATCGTGCGGGGGGGGTTTACGGTATTTTAGGCGAATTGGATCGCGCTGGTCTATTCCATAACGATTGTTACAATGTGCTAGGTCAGACGTTTGCTCAAACACTGCCTCTTTACGATATTGCCGTGACAGAATCTGCTGAAATAAAAGACTTCTTCCGTGCTGGCCCTGCGGGTATTCGCACCACCAAAGCCTTCTCACAAGATTGCCGCTGGGACAGCGTCGATGATGATCGTGAAAGCGGCTGTATTCGTAACAAAGCCAACGCCTTTAGCCAAGATGGCGGCTTAGCGGTACTGTCTGGCAACATGGCACTCAATGGCTGCATCGTTAAAACCGCCGGCGTTGATGAGAGCTGTTTAACCTTCACTGGCCCTGCCGTGGTATTTGAAAGCCAAGACAGCGCAGTGGAAGGTATTCTCGGTGGCAAAGTCAAAGCTGGCGATGTAGTGGTGATCCGCTACGAGGGGCCTAAAGGCGGCCCAGGTATGCAAGAGATGCTGTACCCAACCACCTACCTTAAATCGATGGGACTAGGCAAGGAGTGTGCATTAATCACTGATGGTCGCTTCTCAGGAGGCACATCAGGGCTGTCGATTGGCCACGTCTCACCGGAAGCCGCAAGTGGCGGCACAATCGGCTTAATCCAGGATGGCGATACGATTGCGATTGATATTCCCAACCGTACGATTGAGCTTAATGTGGATGAAAACACTCTGACCGAACGCCGCGCTCATAACGATCAGCATGGTTGGAAGCCCGTTGACCGTCAACGTGATGTCTCTTACGCACTCCGTGCTTATGCATTGCTCGCAACCAGTGCCGATCAAGGTGCCATCCGCGACAAGTCAAAACTCGAAGGGTAGCTACCATGAATGAAGTCCAGCAGGTTAACGACACCACCTCACGAGAACCATCGCCATTAAGTAGCGCCGATTATCTCCGCGATATTCTTCGCGCACCTGTCTATGAGGTGGCACAAGTCACCCCATTACAAACACTCCAGCGCTTAT harbors:
- the ilvD gene encoding dihydroxy-acid dehydratase gives rise to the protein MPKYRSATTTHGRNMAGARALWRATGVKDEDFGKPIIAVVNSFTQFVPGHVHLKDMGQLVAGEIEKAGGIAKEFNTIAVDDGIAMGHGGMLYSLPSRELIADSVEYMVNAHCADAMVCISNCDKITPGMLMAALRINIPVIFVSGGPMEAGKTKLSDQILKLDLVDAMIQGADPTVSDEQSEQIERSACPTCGSCSGMFTANSMNCLTEALGLSQPGNGSMLATHADREQLFINAGKRIVDLTKRYYQNDDVSVLPRNIANKNAFENAMALDIAMGGSTNTVLHLLAAAQEGEVDFTMEDIDRMSRRVPHLCKVAPSTQQYHMEDVHRAGGVYGILGELDRAGLFHNDCYNVLGQTFAQTLPLYDIAVTESAEIKDFFRAGPAGIRTTKAFSQDCRWDSVDDDRESGCIRNKANAFSQDGGLAVLSGNMALNGCIVKTAGVDESCLTFTGPAVVFESQDSAVEGILGGKVKAGDVVVIRYEGPKGGPGMQEMLYPTTYLKSMGLGKECALITDGRFSGGTSGLSIGHVSPEAASGGTIGLIQDGDTIAIDIPNRTIELNVDENTLTERRAHNDQHGWKPVDRQRDVSYALRAYALLATSADQGAIRDKSKLEG